Proteins encoded within one genomic window of Cellulomonas xiejunii:
- a CDS encoding DUF3017 domain-containing protein — translation MSTPARTPSAGLPGPVRSPRQHAPVAPAERAAPEPVDAPVSEPVPDAPAQGSQLDARSIARASLAAGSSRSLWWTTSGIVASVAVAYLVDAVTGTYVLALVLLGAAIARALGREPGPVALAVRSRPFDVAMLLAGAVALAVLASVLPPG, via the coding sequence ATGTCGACGCCTGCGCGCACGCCGTCGGCCGGTCTACCCGGTCCTGTCCGGTCGCCGCGTCAGCACGCACCGGTCGCCCCTGCGGAGCGCGCGGCACCCGAGCCCGTCGACGCGCCGGTGTCCGAGCCCGTTCCCGACGCCCCCGCGCAGGGTAGCCAGCTGGACGCGCGCAGCATCGCGCGTGCGTCCCTCGCCGCGGGGAGCAGTCGTTCCCTGTGGTGGACGACATCGGGGATCGTGGCGTCCGTCGCGGTCGCCTACCTCGTGGACGCTGTCACCGGCACGTACGTGCTCGCGCTGGTGCTGCTCGGCGCGGCGATCGCGCGTGCCCTCGGGCGTGAGCCGGGCCCGGTCGCCCTGGCCGTGCGGTCCAGGCCGTTCGACGTCGCGATGCTCCTGGCCGGTGCCGTCGCGCTCGCGGTCCTGGCGTCCGTGCTGCCCCCGGGCTGA
- the sucC gene encoding ADP-forming succinate--CoA ligase subunit beta, whose product MDLFEYQARDIFEKHGVPVLGGIVATTPEEARAAAEQLLPPDGGVVVVKAQVKTGGRGKAGGVKLARSADEAAEKAGEILGMDIKGHTVHRVMIAAGARIAQEFYFSLLLDRAERRYLAMASVEGGMDIEQLAVERPEALAKVAVDPQTGIDQAKADEIVAAAGFAPEIAGKVADVLQKLWLVYRDEDATLVEVNPLVLTEDGEVVALDGKVTLDANADFRHPDHAALEDKAAADPREAKAKEKDLNYVKLDGEVGIIGNGAGLVMSTLDVVAYAGEAHGGVKPANFLDIGGGASAEVMAAGLDIILTDPQVKSVFVNVFGGITACDAVANGIVAALEILGDEASKPLVVRLDGNNVVEGRQILADAGHPLVTLADTMDGGADAAARLAHSAA is encoded by the coding sequence GTGGACCTGTTCGAGTACCAGGCACGTGACATCTTCGAGAAGCACGGCGTGCCCGTGCTCGGCGGCATCGTCGCCACGACGCCCGAGGAGGCGCGCGCGGCGGCCGAGCAGCTGCTGCCGCCCGACGGCGGCGTGGTCGTCGTCAAGGCGCAGGTCAAGACCGGTGGTCGCGGCAAGGCGGGCGGCGTGAAGCTCGCGCGGTCGGCCGATGAGGCCGCCGAGAAGGCCGGCGAGATCCTCGGCATGGACATCAAGGGCCACACCGTGCACCGCGTGATGATCGCGGCCGGCGCACGGATCGCCCAGGAGTTCTACTTCTCGCTCCTGCTGGACCGCGCCGAGCGTCGCTACCTCGCGATGGCCTCCGTCGAGGGCGGCATGGACATCGAGCAGCTCGCGGTCGAGCGCCCCGAGGCGCTCGCCAAGGTCGCCGTCGACCCGCAGACGGGCATCGACCAGGCCAAGGCCGACGAGATCGTCGCCGCCGCCGGGTTCGCGCCCGAGATCGCGGGCAAGGTCGCCGACGTCCTGCAGAAGCTGTGGCTCGTGTACCGCGACGAGGACGCGACGCTCGTCGAGGTCAACCCGCTGGTCCTCACGGAGGACGGTGAGGTCGTGGCCCTCGACGGCAAGGTCACGCTCGACGCCAACGCGGACTTCCGGCACCCCGACCACGCCGCGCTCGAGGACAAGGCCGCGGCCGACCCGCGCGAGGCGAAGGCCAAGGAGAAGGACCTCAACTACGTCAAGCTCGACGGCGAGGTCGGCATCATCGGCAACGGCGCGGGACTCGTGATGAGCACGCTCGACGTCGTCGCGTACGCCGGCGAGGCGCACGGCGGCGTGAAGCCCGCCAACTTCCTCGACATCGGCGGCGGCGCGTCGGCCGAGGTCATGGCCGCGGGTCTCGACATCATCCTCACGGACCCGCAGGTCAAGTCGGTGTTCGTCAACGTCTTCGGCGGCATCACCGCGTGCGACGCGGTGGCCAACGGCATCGTCGCGGCCCTCGAGATCCTCGGGGACGAGGCGTCCAAGCCGTTGGTCGTGCGCCTCGACGGCAACAACGTCGTCGAGGGCCGCCAGATCCTCGCGGATGCCGGGCACCCGCTCGTCACGCTCGCCGACACGATGGACGGCGGGGCCGACGCGGCCGCCCGCCTGGCGCACAGCGCCGCCTGA
- the purN gene encoding phosphoribosylglycinamide formyltransferase: MTSSTQPRPVPPAHAVAASHRLVVLVSGAGSNLAALLDAHRDPAYGARVVGVVSDRPGIAALDLARQAGVPTAVVALRDFPDRAAWDRALTEAVGVFSPDTVVCAGFMKLVGAAFLGRFGGRTVNTHPALLPSFPGAHGVRDALAYGVKVSGCSVIVVDDGVDAGPIIAQEAVPVADDDTEETLHERIKVVERRLLVDVVGRIARHGLDVDGRHARLG; this comes from the coding sequence GTGACGTCCTCCACACAGCCACGTCCTGTCCCGCCTGCCCACGCCGTGGCGGCGAGCCACCGTCTGGTCGTGCTCGTCTCGGGTGCGGGGTCGAACCTCGCGGCGCTGCTCGACGCGCACCGCGACCCCGCGTACGGTGCGCGCGTCGTGGGCGTGGTGTCGGACCGGCCGGGGATCGCCGCGCTCGACCTCGCCCGCCAGGCCGGCGTCCCGACCGCCGTCGTCGCCCTGCGGGACTTCCCGGACCGCGCGGCGTGGGACCGGGCGCTCACCGAGGCGGTCGGGGTCTTCTCGCCCGACACGGTCGTCTGCGCCGGGTTCATGAAGCTGGTCGGTGCCGCCTTCCTCGGGCGGTTCGGCGGGCGGACCGTCAACACGCACCCGGCGCTGCTGCCCTCGTTCCCGGGCGCGCACGGCGTGCGCGACGCGCTCGCGTACGGCGTCAAGGTCAGCGGGTGCTCGGTGATCGTCGTCGACGACGGCGTCGACGCGGGCCCGATCATCGCGCAGGAGGCGGTGCCCGTCGCCGACGACGACACCGAGGAGACGCTGCACGAGCGGATCAAGGTCGTCGAGCGGCGGCTGCTGGTGGACGTCGTCGGGCGGATCGCGCGCCACGGCCTGGACGTCGACGGCCGCCACGCGCGCCTGGGCTGA
- a CDS encoding uridine kinase: MTDERSRVLHRVAAAVPDAHRLGRPVRVGVDGVDGVGKTTFADDLADLLRADGREVLRASVDGFHRPADERYRRGRTSPEGFFLDSYDLDAFRRMLLDPLAPGRTGPRRVRTAVRDVVTDTALETPWRDVTDTTVAVVDGVFLQRGELVDAWDLRVWLDAPFEATYARMAARDGCPPDPAHPANARYREGQLLYLAACRPVERAHVVLDHTDPSRPRVVRGA, from the coding sequence GTGACCGACGAGCGCAGCCGGGTGCTGCACCGCGTGGCGGCGGCCGTGCCGGACGCGCACCGCCTCGGACGCCCGGTGCGGGTGGGCGTGGACGGCGTGGACGGCGTGGGCAAGACGACGTTCGCCGACGACCTCGCGGACCTGCTGCGCGCGGACGGCCGCGAGGTGCTGCGAGCGTCCGTCGACGGGTTCCACCGGCCGGCCGACGAGCGCTACCGCCGCGGACGCACCAGTCCCGAGGGGTTCTTCCTCGACTCGTACGACCTCGACGCCTTTCGGCGCATGCTGCTCGACCCGCTGGCACCAGGCCGCACGGGCCCGCGGCGGGTCCGGACGGCGGTGCGCGACGTCGTCACCGACACGGCCCTCGAGACCCCCTGGCGCGACGTCACCGACACGACGGTCGCCGTGGTCGACGGCGTCTTCCTGCAGCGTGGCGAGCTCGTGGACGCGTGGGACCTGCGGGTGTGGCTCGACGCGCCGTTCGAGGCGACGTACGCGCGCATGGCGGCGCGCGACGGCTGCCCGCCGGACCCCGCCCACCCCGCGAACGCGCGGTACCGCGAAGGTCAGCTGCTCTACCTGGCGGCGTGCCGCCCCGTCGAGCGCGCGCACGTGGTGCTCGACCACACCGACCCGAGCCGACCGCGGGTGGTACGAGGGGCCTGA
- a CDS encoding cell division protein PerM: MPPSTGPVPLAGRVRRVLQDDPHPTFFTSAIDGAPRWTIGVLTAVQAAALSLLTLAVPAIAVFVTTASDPAHAEVAWTRAVVVATNLWLLAHGVPAGLGGAVVSVIPLGLTMLAVFTCYASARRSGHATRTGAVASIGGYALLTGLVGLVAGAGVLGVLRAVLGGLVVGALGLGAGLLRRPEAAPWAQVVAPLRDRLPEPVVVGLRAGFVAAAGLLALAALLTTLWVLAGHATIIDVARGLSLDAVGGVVLAFAELAFVPNLVVWALAWIAGPGFAVGAGTRFAPDAVVAGPLPALPLLGALPGAQGGPVLLAPLLVVGVGVLAGLAVRRWLRPVRARDVVVAVGVVACTVGVLVALLVALAGGAAGPGRMAHVGASPLWVGLLSVAGCGLGAAGAAVPFDRTVRDALRARRARRRGVAADVAAD; encoded by the coding sequence GTGCCCCCGTCCACCGGTCCCGTCCCCCTCGCGGGTCGCGTCCGCCGAGTCCTGCAGGACGACCCGCACCCCACGTTCTTCACGTCGGCCATCGACGGTGCGCCGCGCTGGACCATCGGCGTGCTCACGGCCGTGCAGGCGGCCGCACTGTCCTTGCTCACGCTCGCGGTGCCCGCGATCGCGGTCTTCGTCACGACCGCGTCCGACCCCGCCCACGCCGAGGTGGCGTGGACGCGTGCCGTCGTCGTCGCCACCAACCTGTGGCTGCTCGCCCACGGGGTCCCTGCGGGCCTCGGCGGTGCGGTCGTCTCCGTGATCCCGCTCGGTCTGACGATGCTCGCGGTGTTCACCTGCTACGCGTCGGCCCGCCGGTCGGGCCACGCGACCCGGACCGGTGCCGTCGCCTCGATCGGCGGCTACGCGCTGCTCACCGGTCTCGTCGGGCTCGTCGCGGGCGCGGGTGTCCTGGGAGTCCTGCGCGCCGTCCTCGGTGGCCTGGTCGTCGGAGCCCTGGGCCTGGGCGCGGGCCTGCTGCGCCGTCCGGAGGCAGCGCCATGGGCGCAGGTCGTCGCGCCGCTGCGAGACCGGCTGCCGGAGCCGGTGGTCGTGGGTCTGCGCGCCGGGTTCGTGGCGGCCGCCGGCCTGCTGGCGCTCGCGGCGCTCCTGACGACGCTGTGGGTCCTCGCGGGCCACGCGACGATCATCGACGTCGCGCGCGGTCTCTCGCTCGACGCCGTCGGCGGGGTGGTCCTGGCGTTCGCCGAGCTCGCGTTCGTGCCCAACCTCGTCGTGTGGGCCCTCGCGTGGATCGCCGGTCCGGGATTCGCCGTGGGAGCGGGGACGCGCTTCGCGCCCGACGCGGTCGTCGCGGGCCCGCTGCCCGCGCTGCCGCTGCTCGGCGCTCTGCCCGGCGCGCAGGGCGGCCCGGTCCTCCTCGCACCGCTGCTCGTCGTCGGGGTCGGCGTGCTGGCGGGACTGGCCGTGCGCCGGTGGCTCAGGCCGGTCCGGGCGCGCGACGTCGTGGTGGCGGTGGGAGTCGTGGCGTGCACCGTCGGGGTCCTGGTGGCGCTGCTCGTCGCGCTCGCCGGGGGTGCCGCAGGGCCCGGCCGCATGGCCCACGTCGGGGCGAGCCCGCTCTGGGTCGGACTGCTCAGCGTCGCGGGGTGCGGCCTGGGTGCAGCCGGTGCGGCCGTGCCGTTCGACCGGACGGTGCGCGACGCGCTGCGCGCGCGCCGTGCGCGTCGTCGCGGGGTGGCGGCGGACGTCGCCGCCGACTGA
- the sucD gene encoding succinate--CoA ligase subunit alpha encodes MAIFLTEDSKVIVQGMTGSEGQKHTNRMLASGTDVVGGVNPRKAGTTVTFGDVDVPVFGSVAEAIDKTGADVSVIFVPPAHTKGAVIEAVDAGIPLVVIITEGVPVADTAEFFSYAQEKGVRLIGPNCPGLISPGKSNVGIIPADITGPGKVGLVSKSGTLTYQMMFELRDFGFSTAIGIGGDPIIGTTHIDALAAFEADPETEVIVMIGEIGGDAEERAAAYIAEHVTKPVVGYVAGFTAPEGKTMGHAGAIVSGSSGTAQAKKEALEAAGVKVGKTPSETAQLAREILSA; translated from the coding sequence ATGGCGATCTTCCTGACCGAGGACTCCAAGGTCATCGTCCAGGGCATGACGGGTTCCGAGGGCCAGAAGCACACGAACCGCATGCTCGCGTCCGGCACCGACGTGGTCGGCGGGGTGAACCCCCGCAAGGCCGGCACCACCGTGACGTTCGGTGACGTCGACGTCCCCGTGTTCGGATCGGTGGCCGAGGCCATCGACAAGACCGGTGCCGACGTGTCCGTCATCTTCGTCCCGCCGGCACACACCAAGGGCGCCGTGATCGAGGCCGTCGACGCGGGCATCCCGCTGGTGGTCATCATCACCGAGGGCGTGCCGGTGGCCGACACGGCCGAGTTCTTCTCCTACGCCCAGGAGAAGGGCGTGCGGCTCATCGGCCCCAACTGCCCCGGCCTCATCAGCCCCGGGAAGTCCAACGTCGGCATCATCCCTGCCGACATCACGGGACCCGGCAAGGTCGGTCTGGTCTCGAAGTCGGGCACGCTGACCTACCAGATGATGTTCGAGCTGCGGGACTTCGGGTTCTCCACCGCCATCGGCATCGGCGGCGACCCGATCATCGGCACGACGCACATCGACGCGCTCGCCGCGTTCGAGGCCGACCCCGAGACCGAGGTCATCGTGATGATCGGCGAGATCGGGGGCGACGCCGAGGAGCGTGCCGCGGCCTATATCGCCGAGCACGTCACCAAGCCGGTCGTCGGCTACGTCGCGGGCTTCACCGCCCCCGAGGGCAAGACGATGGGTCACGCCGGGGCGATCGTGTCCGGCTCGTCGGGCACCGCGCAGGCCAAGAAGGAGGCCCTCGAGGCCGCCGGCGTCAAGGTCGGCAAGACGCCGTCCGAGACCGCCCAGCTCGCGCGCGAGATCCTCAGCGCCTGA
- a CDS encoding YqeB family protein, whose amino-acid sequence MVTESANGETRVGGFDTEGRWFVAGLLAAAGAALGLLLPLLARWAAGLPWVPFQGPLRLLASFDGSWLVWGRPLLGAVLGLLLAAWVVTGTAVLVLSDAQVEVVRRGQVERVIRRDQVDGVHRRGSKVVVESAQGRELFADDVEGPKDAVRAAFVRHGYPWEGGDV is encoded by the coding sequence GTGGTCACGGAGAGCGCGAACGGCGAGACGCGGGTGGGTGGCTTCGACACCGAGGGGCGGTGGTTCGTCGCCGGGCTGCTCGCGGCCGCGGGAGCGGCGCTCGGGCTGCTGCTGCCCCTGCTCGCGAGGTGGGCGGCGGGGCTGCCGTGGGTGCCGTTCCAGGGGCCGTTGCGCCTTCTCGCCTCGTTCGACGGGAGCTGGCTCGTCTGGGGGCGTCCCCTGCTCGGCGCCGTCCTCGGGCTGCTGCTCGCCGCGTGGGTCGTCACCGGCACCGCCGTGCTGGTCCTCAGCGACGCGCAGGTCGAGGTCGTGCGCCGAGGTCAGGTCGAGCGGGTCATCCGGCGCGACCAGGTCGACGGCGTCCACCGGCGCGGGTCGAAGGTCGTGGTCGAGAGCGCGCAGGGCCGCGAGCTGTTCGCCGACGACGTCGAGGGGCCGAAGGACGCGGTGCGCGCGGCCTTCGTGCGGCACGGCTACCCGTGGGAGGGTGGCGACGTCTGA
- a CDS encoding MIP family channel protein, whose protein sequence is MSQQKPETPDGTPVPEDATPDTSSRVEPVEEVVVEEVVVEADDTPAVAQPAPARPAPVEVDDDDDDDDDDSYVVPAGTVVAAAPGLAARLGAEAFGTFFLVLVGVGIALYAAFSNVGGGLGVALGFGVAVLAGIVAVGHVSGGHFNPAVTLGACLAGRTPFRDLLPYWVAQIVGGVLAAAILFLTVPTSLPALISQGESTGVRAFFSGTANGFGPHSPLATLSNGQAEFSLVAALLVEVIGTAVFVGVILGATDRRANKQHVPFAVGLTLTVVLLLATPVTNGSINPARSLAAAIFSESWALEQVWLFWAAPLLGAAIAALIYRAFAAEPVEDSLFGEDELYVAEDDVVVVDR, encoded by the coding sequence ATGTCCCAGCAGAAGCCAGAGACCCCCGACGGCACCCCGGTGCCCGAGGACGCCACCCCGGACACCTCCTCGCGGGTCGAGCCCGTCGAGGAGGTCGTCGTCGAGGAGGTCGTCGTCGAGGCGGACGACACGCCCGCGGTCGCGCAGCCTGCCCCGGCCCGGCCCGCTCCCGTCGAGGTCGACGATGACGACGACGACGATGACGACGACTCCTACGTCGTGCCCGCTGGCACCGTCGTCGCCGCTGCGCCCGGCCTCGCCGCACGTCTGGGCGCCGAGGCGTTCGGCACGTTCTTCCTCGTGCTCGTCGGCGTCGGCATCGCCCTGTACGCGGCGTTCAGCAACGTGGGCGGGGGGCTCGGCGTCGCCCTCGGGTTCGGTGTCGCGGTGCTGGCCGGCATCGTCGCGGTGGGCCACGTCTCCGGGGGGCACTTCAACCCCGCCGTGACGCTCGGCGCGTGCCTCGCCGGGCGCACGCCGTTCCGTGACCTGCTCCCCTACTGGGTCGCCCAGATCGTCGGTGGCGTCCTCGCCGCCGCCATCCTCTTCCTCACCGTGCCCACCTCGCTCCCGGCTCTCATCAGCCAGGGCGAGTCCACCGGCGTCCGCGCCTTCTTCAGCGGCACGGCCAACGGCTTCGGCCCGCACTCCCCCCTCGCGACGCTGTCGAACGGGCAGGCGGAGTTCAGCCTGGTCGCGGCGCTCCTGGTCGAGGTCATCGGCACGGCCGTGTTCGTCGGCGTCATCCTCGGTGCGACCGACCGCCGCGCGAACAAGCAGCACGTGCCGTTCGCGGTCGGTCTGACGCTCACGGTCGTGCTCCTGCTGGCCACGCCCGTGACGAACGGCTCGATCAACCCGGCGCGCTCGCTGGCCGCGGCGATCTTCTCGGAGTCGTGGGCGCTGGAGCAGGTGTGGCTCTTCTGGGCCGCTCCCCTGCTCGGTGCGGCGATCGCGGCACTCATCTACCGCGCCTTCGCTGCCGAGCCCGTGGAGGACTCGCTGTTCGGCGAGGACGAGCTGTACGTGGCCGAGGACGACGTGGTCGTCGTCGACCGCTGA
- a CDS encoding NAD(P)/FAD-dependent oxidoreductase, whose protein sequence is MTDPSRAPAPPADVLVVGGGLAALRTVAALRDHSYDGPVGLLGAEGLAPYDRPPLSKHLLDRTSPTWLADDLGHDLDALADEVHLARPARGLRLRPGGGATVLTDDGEVTSSCVVLATGAHAVSVPGWRGATLHTAADADALRAALGGGTRRLVVVGAGWIGAEVAGVTAAAGHDVVVVEARAAPLATALGERVGALTAPWYAAAGVELRTSTPVAAVDSTGVDLADGTHLSADAVLVAVGARPATGWLAGVVPLRAGAVPVDESYRVLGTSGPLPGLLAVGDVAVRRSARHGWVPGGHWDEALHGPDVLVRRLLGVAVDEPEAVPYVFSTQLGHDLTVFGLPARQDGVTVLGDPGVTGWTALWTRGDTVTGALVVDRPRDVGAARRLFARGDLPRVTLPGSELPGSELPADLRTLLRASPAT, encoded by the coding sequence GTGACCGACCCGTCCCGCGCGCCCGCCCCTCCGGCCGACGTCCTCGTGGTCGGCGGGGGTCTTGCCGCCCTGCGGACGGTCGCCGCCCTGCGGGACCACAGCTACGACGGCCCGGTGGGCCTCCTGGGGGCCGAGGGACTGGCGCCGTACGACCGACCGCCGCTGTCGAAGCACCTCCTCGACCGCACCTCACCCACGTGGCTCGCCGACGACCTCGGCCACGACCTGGACGCACTCGCCGACGAGGTCCACCTCGCCCGGCCCGCTCGCGGTCTGCGCCTGCGTCCCGGCGGCGGCGCAACGGTCCTCACCGACGACGGTGAGGTCACGTCGTCGTGCGTGGTGCTCGCCACGGGCGCCCACGCGGTCTCCGTGCCCGGCTGGCGGGGCGCGACGCTGCACACGGCGGCCGACGCCGACGCGCTGCGGGCCGCGCTCGGGGGCGGCACCCGCCGGCTCGTCGTCGTCGGGGCCGGGTGGATCGGGGCCGAGGTGGCGGGTGTCACCGCCGCTGCCGGGCACGACGTCGTGGTGGTCGAGGCCCGGGCAGCGCCGCTCGCGACGGCGCTCGGTGAGCGGGTCGGCGCGCTCACGGCCCCCTGGTACGCGGCGGCCGGCGTCGAGCTGCGGACGTCCACCCCGGTCGCCGCCGTGGACAGCACGGGCGTGGACCTCGCGGACGGGACCCACCTGTCCGCCGACGCCGTCCTCGTCGCGGTGGGCGCACGCCCCGCGACCGGCTGGCTGGCGGGCGTGGTCCCGCTGCGGGCCGGTGCGGTCCCCGTCGACGAGTCGTACCGCGTGCTCGGCACGAGCGGCCCCCTTCCCGGGCTGCTGGCCGTGGGTGACGTCGCGGTGCGTCGCTCGGCCCGCCACGGCTGGGTGCCCGGCGGGCACTGGGACGAGGCGCTCCACGGACCGGACGTCCTGGTCCGGCGGCTCCTGGGTGTGGCGGTCGACGAGCCGGAGGCCGTCCCCTACGTCTTCTCGACGCAGCTCGGTCACGACCTGACCGTCTTCGGGCTCCCTGCCCGGCAGGACGGGGTGACCGTGCTGGGCGACCCCGGGGTGACCGGGTGGACGGCCTTGTGGACCCGCGGCGACACCGTCACGGGTGCGCTCGTGGTGGACCGGCCGCGCGACGTCGGTGCTGCGCGTCGCCTGTTCGCGCGCGGCGACCTGCCGCGCGTGACCCTGCCCGGCAGTGAGCTGCCCGGCAGTGAGCTGCCCGCGGACCTGCGGACGCTCCTGCGCGCGTCCCCGGCGACCTGA
- the purH gene encoding bifunctional phosphoribosylaminoimidazolecarboxamide formyltransferase/IMP cyclohydrolase yields MTHDPTPLAAVADATADTTRRPVRRALLSVYDKTGLVELATALHGAGVELVSTGSTAATVAAAGVPVTRVEDVTGFPECLDGRVKTLHPRVHAGILADTRRPEHLAQLDELGVAAFELVVVNLYPFTQTVESGAGVDECVEQIDIGGPSMVRAAAKNHPSVAVVVDPARYGDVVAAVAAGGFTLAERTRLAADAFVHTASYDVAVASWMGNVATTTDEVDGVATGFPAWIGATWERSDVLRYGENPHQRAALYTTGHGPAGLAQARQLHGKAMSYNNYVDADAAWRAAHDHGDTATVAIVKHANPCGIAVGADVAQAHARAHACDPVSAFGGVIATNQRLSLAAAQQIAPVFTEVVVAPAFDDDALELLSQKKNIRLLVVDAPPTALVETRPVSGGLLVQSVDRIDAPGDDPAAWTLAAGDAADDATLADLAFAWRAVRAVKSNAILLADGGASVGVGMGQVNRVDSCRLAVERANAGDVERARGAVAASDAFFPFADGLQVLLDAGVRAVVQPGGSVRDEEVVAAAAAAGVTLYLTGTRHFAH; encoded by the coding sequence ATGACGCACGACCCGACCCCCCTCGCCGCCGTCGCCGACGCGACCGCCGACACCACCCGCCGCCCCGTGCGCCGCGCTCTGCTGTCGGTGTACGACAAGACCGGCCTGGTCGAGCTCGCCACCGCGCTGCACGGCGCCGGCGTCGAGCTGGTCTCGACCGGCTCCACCGCGGCGACCGTCGCGGCGGCGGGCGTCCCCGTGACGCGTGTCGAGGACGTCACCGGCTTCCCCGAGTGCCTCGACGGCCGCGTCAAGACCCTGCACCCCCGGGTGCACGCCGGGATCCTCGCGGACACGCGCCGCCCCGAGCACCTCGCCCAGCTCGACGAGCTCGGTGTGGCGGCGTTCGAGCTCGTCGTGGTCAACCTGTACCCGTTCACCCAGACCGTGGAGTCGGGTGCGGGCGTCGACGAGTGCGTCGAGCAGATCGACATCGGTGGACCCTCGATGGTGCGGGCGGCCGCCAAGAACCACCCGAGCGTCGCGGTCGTCGTCGACCCCGCGCGCTACGGCGACGTCGTGGCAGCGGTGGCCGCCGGTGGCTTCACCCTCGCCGAGCGCACGCGGCTCGCGGCCGACGCGTTCGTCCACACGGCCTCGTACGACGTCGCCGTCGCGTCGTGGATGGGCAACGTCGCGACGACGACCGACGAGGTCGACGGCGTGGCGACCGGGTTCCCGGCGTGGATCGGCGCGACCTGGGAGCGCTCGGACGTCCTGCGGTACGGCGAGAACCCGCACCAGCGCGCGGCGCTGTACACGACCGGCCACGGTCCGGCCGGCCTGGCCCAGGCGCGCCAGCTGCACGGCAAGGCCATGAGCTACAACAACTACGTCGACGCCGACGCCGCGTGGCGTGCCGCGCACGACCACGGTGACACCGCCACGGTCGCGATCGTCAAGCACGCCAACCCGTGCGGGATCGCCGTCGGTGCGGACGTCGCGCAGGCTCACGCCCGCGCCCACGCGTGCGACCCCGTGTCGGCGTTCGGCGGCGTGATCGCCACGAACCAACGGCTGTCGCTCGCTGCTGCGCAGCAGATCGCGCCCGTGTTCACGGAGGTCGTCGTCGCGCCCGCGTTCGACGACGACGCGCTCGAGCTGCTGTCGCAGAAGAAGAACATCCGCCTGCTCGTGGTCGACGCCCCGCCGACGGCGCTCGTCGAGACGCGCCCGGTGTCCGGTGGCTTGCTCGTGCAGTCGGTCGACCGGATCGACGCGCCGGGGGACGACCCGGCGGCGTGGACGCTCGCCGCCGGCGACGCCGCCGACGACGCCACCCTGGCGGACCTGGCGTTCGCGTGGCGGGCCGTGCGGGCCGTGAAGTCCAACGCGATCCTGCTGGCGGACGGTGGTGCGTCGGTCGGGGTCGGGATGGGGCAGGTCAACCGGGTCGACTCGTGCCGGCTGGCCGTCGAGCGCGCGAACGCCGGTGACGTCGAGCGGGCACGGGGCGCCGTCGCGGCGTCCGACGCGTTCTTCCCGTTCGCCGACGGGCTGCAGGTCCTGCTCGACGCGGGCGTGCGCGCCGTGGTGCAGCCGGGTGGGTCCGTGCGCGACGAGGAGGTCGTCGCCGCGGCGGCCGCCGCGGGCGTGACGCTCTACCTCACGGGCACGCGCCACTTCGCACACTGA